CTACGTGATGCAGGTGCTCTTCCCCGACGTCTCGCAGCTCGCCGACATCGTGGGGGCGTCGCCCGAGATCGCGAAGTACGTCGGCGGCGCCGCGTTCCAGGCGATCTTCGTGGGCGGCTACATGATGGCGGTGCTGGGCTGCGGCATCACGCAGCAGATGAGCGCCGCCCGCCTGCTCTACGCGATGGGGCGCGACGGCGCGCTGCCGAAGCGCCTGTTCGGCCGGGTGAGCCCCAGCGGCGTGCCCATCGGCAACGTGCTGCTGGTCGCGGCGATCGCCCTCACCGCGCTCTTCGTCGACCTCGACCAGGCGGCCTCGATGATCAACTTCGGCGCGTTCATCGCCTTCACCTTCGTGAACCTCTCGGTGATCTTCGTGTTCTTCCGCTTCCTCAAGCGGCGCGGAGCCGGGGCGTGGCTCGGCTTCGTCGCGGTGCCCGCGATCGGCGTGGCGATCAACGTGTGGCTGTGGTTCAGTCTCGACACCGTGTCGATGATCATCGGCGGCGTCTGGATCACGATCGGCCTCGTCTACCTCGTCGTGAAGACGCGCGGCTTCCGGGCCGCGGCTCCCGACCTCACGGGCCCGATCAACATCGGCA
The genomic region above belongs to Leucobacter muris and contains:
- a CDS encoding APC family permease, with translation MFPEVPFWVWVLLTVGICTALNLVGVKLAASMNVLLVSIQLVVAVVFVVLTIVNIVNGANGAEFTIQPFFSNDIQAAAIAAGAAILALSFLGFDAVSTLAEEAEQPTRDIPRAIFIIVAVAGAFFITVTYVMQVLFPDVSQLADIVGASPEIAKYVGGAAFQAIFVGGYMMAVLGCGITQQMSAARLLYAMGRDGALPKRLFGRVSPSGVPIGNVLLVAAIALTALFVDLDQAASMINFGAFIAFTFVNLSVIFVFFRFLKRRGAGAWLGFVAVPAIGVAINVWLWFSLDTVSMIIGGVWITIGLVYLVVKTRGFRAAAPDLTGPINIGMYE